Within the Paenibacillus sp. AN1007 genome, the region AATCTCTACATTACCCGCTTCCAGATTGATAATTTCAATGGAATGAATGGATAGGCCAAGTGACTCCAGTGCATCCCGAATCTGTTCCTCCTGCTGTACCATCTCCTCACTTTCACGTTGAATTTCTTTGGCCAGATCCTCCATCACCTGAGATACTCCTGACAGCTGTTCCGCAACGAGCTGCCGGCTGTCAATAATCTGGCGTTTCCACTGCATATTATGCTGATGCAGCCCATATTGAGCACGCATGACCTCAAGTACCTCTTCCGGCTTGGCACATACTCTGTTCCATTCCACCGGAATCTCTTTGCCGGTTATCTCCGGGTTCGCCTCAATTGAACTCATAACATCGGTCATGTAGCTGTAAGTCTGAATAAACTTTGCATCCCAGCACTGCGCTCGTTTGAAACAGCCTGCACAGGTACCCTCAGCAACCGCATTCATGAAATGGTCCATTCCGCCCTCTTTATGCACCGGCTCCCCCGTACCGGACATCTGGTCAAAGCTGCGTGATAACTGACGGAAAACCTGTGAGAAACGTGTAACTCGTTCTGCTGTAATATCACGAATGCGTTTCGCATATTCATGCTGGGATTTGGTATGATCCTGTGTACCAGGAACATATTTGGAGATCGCGGCAAGCATGCTCTTAGGTGTTAACATAAACAGCACAATGGCTGCACATGTTTCCCACAGGGAGTTCATCACGTCACCCGGGCCGCCCAGGTAAATGGAAAGAATAGACGAGCCCAGCAGCATCCCGAGTGCGACTGCCAAACGTTTTCCTTCACGAAGCATGCCTGCCAGCATCCCGGCAAAAGCAAGCAGACTCATCTGATATACTGCCGACATATCAGCCAGACTCAGAATTAACCCTGTAATCACACCAACCGATGCACCCAAAGGAGCCCCACCTACCAGAGCAAAAATCAGAATAAGGTATCGGGATAACATATGTTCCACGGATAACGACTGAATGGTCCATCCTACCGCACCGGTCATCACGGATGCCAGCAGAATGATTAGGCATAGGATCTCCTCGTTCTTTAGGTTGAACTTTTTTTTGCGGTACGTAAAAATCGGAATGGCCTGAATGAATACCAGGGTCAGCACAAAGCTCAGCACCGAATCCATCGTCAGCATCAGTATGGCGTACCAGCTGAACGAAGGACCAATAACAACGGCGAACAGCTTTACCATAAAAGTTGTCGTAAACACCATCATTGGTGCATAAGATAATTCAGCGCGATCATAAGACTCCAGCCCTCGGAACAGAAGATAGAAGATAGCGATCTCGGAGGCTACAATTAGTGAGACTGGAAACGGAGCAAAGAGACTTCCTGCGAGCAGTGCGGCACCAACCGGAATAATGTAATCCCTGCGCATAAAGGCGATGACGGCGAAGTATGCAATGGCAAAAGGAGATAATTCATTCAGAATCATCGCCTTACCCAGTAAAAAGCCCATAAAGGTAAGCAGCAGTACCCATTTGCGCGAAGCTACCGCCTGGACAGCCTTGCGGGAACCCAGCCATTGTTTCAGACGTCCTGACAGCTCCTCCCGAGCTCGCAGCACCTCCTTTACCTGCTTTCATCCCCGGAAATTGAATGACATTCCACTTCTCCATCATGCTCAAGGCACCCCATTCGATTATTTGATTTCGTGTTTCGTTCTCGATGGTTCTGATTATAGATAGAAGAGAAGACGTAGTTTGTCAGAATAGCTGGACGAGCTGCAAAAATTTTACGACAAAAGAAACAACCACGGCGCGGCGGTGTAAAACCCTCGGCCTTATTACGGTTTCCCTCTTTTTAAAAATAGACGGGGAGTAGAGGATATGTCTGATTTTGAACGAGGAGCCAGACCATATCGTCACAATCTGAGCAGGATAACTGGGGAATGCCACGGAAACCTGTCGGTAAAAAATGGAAGACGACAAATGTTCTTATTATTCCGTTTGGCGGCATATATTGCGAAGAGATTATGTCGTGATGTACCTAAAAATCCACACCTCTCTGATGTTTCGTCGAATGTGAAAGTGATATAAATACTCAAAAGAATGCACAAAAAAACCGTTAGCCTCTTGGCTAACGGTTTTACTTATATATTCAAATCAGGTTGAAACAGATTACACACGCTTGGCGCCGCGGCCGCCGCGTTTGCCTTCTGTATTCTTCTTGAGCGAAGAGATCCGTTCTTCGCTGTCTTTCAGGAAGCGTGACATTTTATCCTCAAATGAAGGTTTGCCTGCTGCGGGCTTGAAAGAACGGCCTCCGCGGTCACGGTTAAATCCACCGCCGCCACCACGACCTTGGCCACCACTTGGGCCTCCGCCGCTGAATCGTTCGCGATCTCCTCCACTGCGTTCCGGTCTAGGAGCTCTCGGGGGTCTGGATTGTGTCTGCTGCTCTACCGGTTTGTCAACAGCCTGTTTGATGGAAAGTCCGATCTTGCCGTCCTTGTCAACGTTGATAACCTTAACTGTAACTTGGTCATTCAGCTTCAGGTGGTCGTTGACATCTTTGACGTAATTGTCGGCGATTTCCGAGATGTGAACGAGACCCGTGACACCTCCTGACAGATCCACAAATGCTCCAAAATGCGTGATTCCTGTCACCTTGCCCTCTAACTTGGTGCCCACTTCAATTGCCATAGAATAAAATGATCCTCCCTTAAAAATATACAACCCGATTTTTTGATTGCCAAAATCATGCTGTGCTACTTGTAATTATACCTTATGCCATAAACCAAGGTCAACTAAGCACAGGCCCAATAGAGAGCCTATTTTTTCCGGTTTATGTGCGTAAGACGCTGGAAAACGAACCTTGCTCAGCAATAGGCTGTATTCCACTAGTTCCCTGAGCCTTCAACCTGAATAGGTGTTTCCTCAGGCAGATAATATCCCTTTTTTCGTGCCAGCTGTCCTATGTATTCAGGATCCTTCAACCGGCTGACCTCATACTTCAGCTGCTCCAGCTGTTTCTGCGTATCCTGCTTTGAAGTCTGCTGTGCGGCCAGATAAGAACTCTTGTCCGAAATTTGCGCATTCTGTACAAGAAACGTATACCCTGCCCAGATCGCAAAAACGGAAACAAATGTCAGCCAAAGCATCAGGCGCCTTCGTGCACCGGCAGATTTACCCTGATTAACCGGACCCTTCGTTCTGCCCACAGGTGTTCTACTCATTCCCCGGACCTCCTTGAAACCAGCGTTTCCATATCGCTGCAATTCTTGTACCCGCTTGGATCATCCACCCAGGCGTTACCCAATATCTCAGGAGCGGCCTAAACATCCAGCGGAGCAATTTGCCGAAAGGAATTAAACATTGCAGCACCAACTTGCCAAGGAATATTAGTATCGCAAGGATGAAACCGAATAATACGCGTACCAATCTGTATATTCCCTTCGCCGGCACCACAATCAGGATGTTAAGGATATGTCCACACCACTGAATCAGTGTTCTTGCGAGTTTAATTAACATTACCACAAAACGCTGGGTTGTAACACTTAAAAGCCAAAAATAGAAGCAAACCCCGATAATCAGCCCCAAAAAGACATAAAACCGCAGCTGTCCTTGATTTCCGGCATACAGCATCCGAAAAACGAACAGCGCGGAGGCGACCCAGTACAGCAGGTCAAGTGTGTGGATGCTCCACCTCGGAAACTGCAGCTGTCCGGACAGTACCCGGTAACTGTCGTAGGCTGCACCCATCACAACTCCCGATAGAAGCATCCAGGTCAGTGTGATCCACTGCGCATCCAGAATCATCGGAACATCTTGCCAAACAGGCCTTTGCTATTTTTGGACTGGGAACCGGGGTCCAAATATTGAAGTGAACTAACCGTACCCTCAATGGATAAAAGACCTTCCTCCAGGCTCAGGTTTTTGATATGTAAATTATGCCCTCGGATCGTCAGATGCCCAAGTTCGGTTTGAAGCAGAAACTCCTCACTGTCAAAGCTCTCCACATTGGAGACTCCCGTCAGGTCCAGCAGTTTCCGATTTTGCATATTCAGATGGTGCTGTTTGGTCTTTCCGTGCTCAACCATGGCATGTACCCCTCCTTCTTTAGTACCTAGCATATGGACGAGAAACCAAGATTAGAACTTCCGGCTGACGGATCTATTATTTCTCTCTGAATACAGCATAAAAAAACGCCCTCCCTTAATCGGGAAGGCGCTTCATTTAATGATATCTAGATAAAAATGTATCGGAAGAACTGTTACCAGTCCATCCCGTTATCCTTGGCGATCGGCTCTTCCTTAACCAAGGTATAGAGGCTGCTCGCCTCATCCTTCTTGGTGCTCTCGGCAAGACGCTCTACCTTAACAGTGACGAGCTTCTGACCGAACTGAACCGTGAGCTCATCGCCAACCTTAACAGCAGCGCTGGGCTTGGCTTCCCGTCCGTTCACCAGAACACGTCCCTGTTCGGAAACGTCTTTGGCTACCGTACGGCGTTTGATCAGCCGAGATACCTTCAGGAATTTATCAAGACGCATTATTTTACAGCTTCTTTAAGTTTGTTACCTGCTTTGAATGCAGGAACAGTGGACTCAGGAATCACGATCTCATTCCCTGTTTGCGGGTTGCGTCCGGTACGACCGGAACGTTTGCGGGTCTCAAAAGTGCCAAAGCCGATCAATTGTACTTTGTCTCCGCTCGCAAGTGCATCTGTAATTTCTCCTAAAAAGCCATTCAATACGGACTCGACATCTTTCTTTGTCAAACCGCTTTTGTTTGAAATGTTGTTGATCAGGTCTGTTTTGTTCATGTTAAAAGCCTCCCAAATTGAAAAAAAAGTATCTGCGAGCCCTGGCTTTCATCCTTTAACCAAGTCATTTCTCGCAAGGTTACTACACATGTATTCTGGCTTGCAAGCTGAATTCCTGCCTTGACCTGCGACTTTTTTTAGCTTTTGCCGCTGCACTGCAGTGAGTCATCTAAGTCCAGTACCCGAAACGATATCTCATTAAACACCAGACTCCAAGCGTTTATGAACACATGTTCGTATCATCATAACATACTGTCCAGCCTGATGGAATAAGGCCTTTGGGTATTTTTACAAATCAGTAAAATTAAAGCCCTGCCTTCTTTGCCTGCTGCCAGAACTGCTCCATCTCTTCAACCGAACTTTCCGCAGGTGTTCTGCCCTGTTCACGCAGCCGATCCTCAATGTACTGGAACCTTGCCACAAACTTGCGGTTTGTCGCGGCAAGAGCCTCTTCCGGGTCTGTATCAATAAAGCGGGCCACATTGGCCGCAGCAAACAAGACATCACCGAGCTCCAGCTTACGTGCTTCCGCATCATGGCCCTGCTGCACTGCTTCTTTCAGTTCGGCCAGTTCTTCCTCAATCTTAGCAAAGACGCCCTCTACGTCATCCCAGTCAAAGCCAACTTTGGCTGCTTTCTTCTGAAGTTTATAACCTTTCATAAGTGCAGGCAAGTCGCGCGGCACACCATCCAGTACAGATTTTTTCTGCACGTCCTCACCTTTGCGCCTTTTCTCCTCTGCCTTCATCTGTTCCCAGTTCTGCAGGGCTTCATTCGCATCTTCAGCCTGATTCTCGCCAAATACGTGCGGATGACGGAAGATCAGCTTGTCGTTCAGTCCCTCAATGACATCATAAACGTTGAATGTGCCGATCTCTTCCTCCATCTGAGAGTGCAGCATAATCTGCAGCAGCAGATCGCCCAGCTCTTCTTTCATATGATCTGGGTCATCCTCATCGATGGTTTCAATCACTTCGTATGTTTCTTCGATCAGGTTTTTACGAATGGATTGATGTGTCTGCTCCTGATCCCACGGACAGCCGCCTGGGCTTCGGAGAATATTCACAATCTCGTGCAGACGCGCGAAAGAGCGGCGGCGAAGCGCATCATCTGTATTTTTGGGTACATAAATCAACGAAAGGTTACCATAACCAGGGGTGCGGTCCAGTTCATGCAGCGGCACCTTATGAATGACTTCCTGCCCCTGCACACCGAGTGCATGGCCAACAAACACCGGATAATCATCCGGATAAACCTCCATCAAACACAGCTTCACATCCGAAGCCGTGAAACCATCGTAAACTTGTCCAATCAGCGTATGCAGCTGCGGCTGTACCAATTCAGGATTCAGACTGCTGGCATCCAGCAGTTGAAAACCTTCAATGGGATCAAAGCCAAGTCGGATAAAGGCCTCATCCAAGAAGCTCTCTCCACCCATGATCCGCAGGGAAATGCCCTGCTGCGGACAGCGTTCCTTCAGCAGACGTACACTCGCTTCCGCCACCATTGGATGGCCCGGGACAGCGTAGACTATCTCGGTACCTGCCTCCCCTTTACGAGCAGCCTCAATCAATTGGTTGGCAATCTCATCGTAAACCTCGGGAAAGGAGGCTTTTGCCTCATAGATGGCGTCAAAAGACGTCATCTCCAGTCCCTCCTGCTTCAGATCAGTTAATACGGGATGATCCAATGTGCGCACATACAATACAGCCGCATGTTTCATTTTTTTAATAATACCTAATGTCAGTTGGTCTGCATCACCGGACCCCAGACCTACTATTGTCAAAGCTGCACTCATCGCGCTTAAACCTCCATCCGAATCATCCTGCCCTTCAGGCAACCTCACCATACGGCACAAAAAAATCCCTATGAACATAAGAACTTTTGCCTCATCTGGCAGGATGTCGCTCTATAATTACACGTATTATACCAGATTCTGTCGCTATCCTATAATTGCCTTGGCCTAGCGGTCACTGGTTCATCACAACCTGCTGCGAGATTTGTACTTATCTGCACAGCATGAATAGTTGAGGCGATCGACTATACGCCGCAGCCTCGCCCGTGGTGCTCGGGCTAGCCCAGCACACGCAGTCTGCGCAGCAGCTTGGCCAGGCGCGGCCCCAGTT harbors:
- the mazG gene encoding nucleoside triphosphate pyrophosphohydrolase, which gives rise to MSAALTIVGLGSGDADQLTLGIIKKMKHAAVLYVRTLDHPVLTDLKQEGLEMTSFDAIYEAKASFPEVYDEIANQLIEAARKGEAGTEIVYAVPGHPMVAEASVRLLKERCPQQGISLRIMGGESFLDEAFIRLGFDPIEGFQLLDASSLNPELVQPQLHTLIGQVYDGFTASDVKLCLMEVYPDDYPVFVGHALGVQGQEVIHKVPLHELDRTPGYGNLSLIYVPKNTDDALRRRSFARLHEIVNILRSPGGCPWDQEQTHQSIRKNLIEETYEVIETIDEDDPDHMKEELGDLLLQIMLHSQMEEEIGTFNVYDVIEGLNDKLIFRHPHVFGENQAEDANEALQNWEQMKAEEKRRKGEDVQKKSVLDGVPRDLPALMKGYKLQKKAAKVGFDWDDVEGVFAKIEEELAELKEAVQQGHDAEARKLELGDVLFAAANVARFIDTDPEEALAATNRKFVARFQYIEDRLREQGRTPAESSVEEMEQFWQQAKKAGL
- a CDS encoding HU family DNA-binding protein, with product MNKTDLINNISNKSGLTKKDVESVLNGFLGEITDALASGDKVQLIGFGTFETRKRSGRTGRNPQTGNEIVIPESTVPAFKAGNKLKEAVK
- a CDS encoding RNA-binding S4 domain-containing protein codes for the protein MRLDKFLKVSRLIKRRTVAKDVSEQGRVLVNGREAKPSAAVKVGDELTVQFGQKLVTVKVERLAESTKKDEASSLYTLVKEEPIAKDNGMDW
- a CDS encoding S1 domain-containing RNA-binding protein, with amino-acid sequence MAIEVGTKLEGKVTGITHFGAFVDLSGGVTGLVHISEIADNYVKDVNDHLKLNDQVTVKVINVDKDGKIGLSIKQAVDKPVEQQTQSRPPRAPRPERSGGDRERFSGGGPSGGQGRGGGGGFNRDRGGRSFKPAAGKPSFEDKMSRFLKDSEERISSLKKNTEGKRGGRGAKRV
- the yabP gene encoding sporulation protein YabP gives rise to the protein MVEHGKTKQHHLNMQNRKLLDLTGVSNVESFDSEEFLLQTELGHLTIRGHNLHIKNLSLEEGLLSIEGTVSSLQYLDPGSQSKNSKGLFGKMFR
- the yabQ gene encoding spore cortex biosynthesis protein YabQ, encoding MILDAQWITLTWMLLSGVVMGAAYDSYRVLSGQLQFPRWSIHTLDLLYWVASALFVFRMLYAGNQGQLRFYVFLGLIIGVCFYFWLLSVTTQRFVVMLIKLARTLIQWCGHILNILIVVPAKGIYRLVRVLFGFILAILIFLGKLVLQCLIPFGKLLRWMFRPLLRYWVTPGWMIQAGTRIAAIWKRWFQGGPGNE
- a CDS encoding septum formation initiator family protein; amino-acid sequence: MSRTPVGRTKGPVNQGKSAGARRRLMLWLTFVSVFAIWAGYTFLVQNAQISDKSSYLAAQQTSKQDTQKQLEQLKYEVSRLKDPEYIGQLARKKGYYLPEETPIQVEGSGN